In Bacteroidota bacterium, the following proteins share a genomic window:
- a CDS encoding YicC family protein, with protein sequence MIKSMTGFGRASGAVNGINVTMEVKSLNSKFLEINLRLPAPFRDREMDIRMYLTKVLERGRVDISISMDESMVDTGVSLNTKAASGYIAQLKDLCNANGIDMKDIMPAFLQLPNITGMQRTDTSDETFAALQSLTAEAISRFNEFRAKEGSILMQDLLQCLTTIESDAEQVAANAPKRAENIRQRILQQLQSNSDNIVIDHNRFEQELIYYLERIDINEERVRLHSHCNYFRECIHAPDVSGKKLGFILQEIGREINTMGAKANDAAIQKMIIGMKDDLEKMKEQILNVL encoded by the coding sequence ATGATTAAGTCAATGACCGGATTTGGCCGGGCTTCAGGAGCGGTAAATGGAATAAACGTAACCATGGAAGTAAAATCGCTAAACAGTAAATTTCTCGAAATCAACTTACGCTTGCCTGCCCCATTTCGCGACCGCGAAATGGATATTCGCATGTACCTGACCAAAGTTCTTGAGCGTGGTCGTGTTGATATAAGCATTAGCATGGATGAGTCGATGGTGGATACCGGGGTATCACTTAATACCAAAGCTGCTTCCGGTTATATAGCGCAACTAAAAGATTTGTGCAATGCCAATGGCATTGATATGAAGGACATCATGCCTGCTTTCTTGCAACTTCCTAATATTACAGGTATGCAACGCACCGATACAAGTGACGAAACGTTTGCCGCCCTGCAAAGCCTTACTGCTGAAGCAATAAGTAGGTTTAACGAGTTCCGTGCTAAGGAAGGCAGTATACTCATGCAGGATTTATTGCAATGCCTAACTACCATAGAAAGTGATGCAGAGCAGGTAGCAGCCAATGCGCCCAAGCGTGCCGAAAACATTAGGCAACGTATATTACAACAGTTACAAAGCAACAGCGATAATATTGTGATTGATCACAATCGTTTTGAGCAGGAGTTGATTTACTACCTGGAGCGGATAGATATAAATGAAGAGCGAGTGCGCCTTCATAGTCATTGCAATTATTTTCGCGAGTGCATACATGCGCCCGATGTAAGTGGCAAAAAGCTTGGTTTTATTTTACAAGAGATTGGCCGTGAGATTAACACCATGGGTGCAAAAGCCAACGATGCTGCTATTCAGAAAATGATAATCGGAATGAAAGATGATCTTGAGAAAATGAAAGAGCAAATATTGAATGTTTTGTAA
- a CDS encoding T9SS type A sorting domain-containing protein: protein MKKLILMVCILVMCILANAQKAQWFLYTSGWWCDRTRFTNVTFDNDYHMYTIRNKDMCFNDDTLPASYTLIKQKMDGSYVAEREIKWTKQKKNIKAKKIFLEVDHDQQAYVGIGSRLFKYDSGLKLVMHASEVRTGYTAMEVGGEKIELFYSDGIMRLYNKNSGNRDLTKQVCNYSPIVCAADNKRFLAGTLNGVLTITVLNKYYSITDTFTIPTPFPVNSVSILSNNNWLMLAANDGLQTYIAKCTFSGNVFYNYTTTGKFRLTDLDVNDYLLVNANKKEIILNGTHYSHPNPDVFINDATLVYSSTTLSLNSTTYPLAACFGFKTGQYGFYDSYLYNFSVYNNQLISEDSIHHPYYGFGYAQNYWEYNAVYGNKSGNNRVVATADGSNGADIDSWHGFLISLYYNNLPIQPRSSISNTTTESVYLFQNHLRFNSNENIISASIYDVIGAAKIYSSDISVDKSIDISMLAAGIYIVQYQTASGYSSLKFVIPARE, encoded by the coding sequence GTGAAAAAATTAATTCTAATGGTATGCATATTGGTAATGTGCATACTCGCTAATGCGCAAAAAGCGCAATGGTTTCTCTATACTTCGGGCTGGTGGTGCGATAGAACAAGGTTTACCAATGTCACCTTTGATAATGACTATCATATGTACACCATTCGAAATAAGGATATGTGTTTTAATGATGATACCCTGCCGGCTTCTTACACCTTGATTAAACAGAAAATGGATGGAAGCTATGTAGCTGAAAGGGAAATAAAGTGGACCAAACAAAAAAAGAATATCAAGGCAAAAAAAATATTCCTGGAAGTGGACCATGATCAGCAGGCTTATGTAGGAATAGGCAGCAGGCTTTTTAAGTACGACAGCGGGCTAAAATTGGTGATGCATGCTTCTGAAGTACGCACTGGATATACCGCCATGGAAGTAGGTGGTGAAAAGATTGAATTGTTTTACTCTGATGGTATTATGCGCTTGTATAATAAAAACAGTGGCAATCGCGACCTTACCAAACAGGTTTGCAATTACAGCCCGATAGTTTGTGCGGCAGATAATAAGCGCTTTTTAGCCGGAACACTGAATGGCGTGCTAACCATCACGGTGCTTAACAAATATTATTCTATCACGGATACGTTTACCATACCCACGCCTTTTCCTGTTAACAGTGTTAGTATACTATCTAACAACAACTGGTTAATGCTTGCAGCCAATGATGGCCTGCAAACATATATTGCTAAATGTACCTTTTCGGGAAACGTTTTTTACAATTATACAACGACTGGAAAATTCCGTTTGACTGACCTTGATGTAAATGATTATTTGCTGGTAAATGCGAATAAAAAAGAAATTATTCTGAATGGCACTCACTACAGTCACCCTAATCCGGATGTTTTTATTAATGATGCTACCCTGGTATACAGCAGCACCACGCTTTCATTAAACTCAACTACCTATCCGCTTGCAGCTTGCTTTGGTTTTAAAACCGGGCAGTATGGTTTTTATGATAGCTATCTGTACAACTTTTCTGTATACAATAACCAATTGATAAGCGAAGACTCTATACACCACCCGTATTATGGTTTTGGGTATGCCCAAAATTACTGGGAATACAATGCTGTATATGGAAACAAATCCGGCAACAACAGAGTTGTTGCTACGGCTGATGGATCTAATGGAGCCGATATAGATTCATGGCATGGATTCTTGATCAGTTTATATTATAACAACCTTCCGATACAGCCTCGCTCATCAATATCCAATACCACAACTGAATCTGTTTATTTATTTCAAAATCATCTTAGGTTTAATAGTAATGAAAATATCATTTCGGCTAGTATTTATGATGTAATTGGTGCCGCTAAAATTTACTCAAGCGATATTTCTGTTGACAAAAGTATCGACATTTCAATGCTTGCTGCAGGAATTTACATTGTTCAGTATCAAACTGCATCAGGATACTCGTCCCTAAAATTTGTAATCCCTGCGCGTGAATAA
- a CDS encoding choice-of-anchor B family protein, with translation MFKNLHFALACLLISTSSFAQLNVTFRSQLTFPGKSLANIWGYTDNQNREYALVGTTAGLSIVNITSPATPALLFDIPAANSQWREVRTYGSYAYVGTEGGGGLTIVNLSYLPDSAPYKTWTGNGAITGLSRIHTVHVDGNFIYLNGCRNSGGGYLFNGSSLICSLTDPWNPSFVGHTSTGASSTVDYVHDGQALGNVYYGAHIYDGKFSIYDVTNKAAPVLINKQATPNTFCHNTWLNGAQTVVFTTDEVSNSVLASYNVSNSNNIQLLDKVQSQNPGSGSIIHNTYILNEYAVNSYYRDGFTIVDVSRPGNLVLTGWYDTSPAYAGNGFNGAWGVYPYFPSGNVVVSDIENGLFVLKPTYTRACHLEGAVTDQQTGLVIAGATVSITGPATLNEVTNATGEYKTGTVTAGTYTVTVSKTGYVTKVTSGVVLTNGSLTTLNITLLQTGSTCTDTYEANNSSSQAKTIPVSTDIYALIGASGDVDWFRFSTVIPNTKLKATLQNLPADYDLRLYSNSNSLLATSQNSGTTNESIIRNSTTASTYKLRVNGYNGAFNANSCYKLRVDVSSTNFVKTMPLNQETAKYGDEGSLLAYPNPADNDIAFYFTSEMQTNGSLRVYDMLGKVISQSEIEIKEGDNLTQLSLQAMNQGMYIVEINNGTTSYKTRIVKN, from the coding sequence ATGTTTAAAAATCTACATTTCGCATTGGCATGCTTACTAATATCAACATCATCCTTTGCACAATTGAACGTTACCTTTCGATCGCAATTAACCTTTCCGGGAAAAAGTCTGGCAAACATTTGGGGATATACAGACAATCAAAATCGCGAATATGCCTTAGTGGGCACTACAGCAGGCTTGAGCATTGTAAACATAACGAGCCCTGCCACTCCGGCTTTGCTATTTGATATTCCTGCAGCAAACAGCCAATGGCGTGAGGTGCGCACCTATGGCAGCTATGCATATGTAGGCACCGAAGGTGGCGGTGGACTTACTATTGTAAATTTATCTTATCTACCCGACTCAGCACCATACAAAACCTGGACAGGTAATGGAGCAATTACAGGTTTATCGAGGATACATACGGTGCATGTAGATGGCAACTTTATTTATCTAAATGGTTGCCGCAATTCCGGAGGCGGATATTTATTCAATGGTTCATCATTGATTTGCTCACTAACCGATCCATGGAACCCTTCCTTTGTTGGCCATACAAGCACAGGAGCAAGTTCTACCGTTGACTATGTGCACGATGGGCAAGCGCTTGGCAATGTTTATTATGGGGCGCATATCTATGATGGAAAGTTTTCTATTTATGATGTAACCAATAAAGCAGCACCTGTGCTAATAAACAAACAGGCTACACCAAATACCTTTTGCCACAATACCTGGTTGAATGGTGCCCAAACAGTAGTATTTACAACCGATGAAGTAAGTAACTCTGTACTGGCTTCCTATAATGTAAGCAATTCAAACAATATTCAGTTACTTGATAAAGTACAATCGCAAAATCCGGGCTCAGGATCAATAATTCATAATACGTATATACTCAATGAATACGCTGTTAATTCCTACTATCGAGATGGTTTTACCATTGTAGATGTATCGCGTCCGGGCAACTTGGTGCTTACCGGTTGGTACGATACATCGCCTGCTTATGCAGGCAATGGTTTTAATGGCGCATGGGGAGTGTATCCTTATTTTCCATCCGGTAATGTGGTAGTTAGCGATATAGAAAATGGCTTGTTTGTTTTAAAACCAACCTATACCCGTGCATGCCACCTGGAAGGCGCGGTTACTGATCAGCAAACAGGACTTGTAATAGCAGGCGCTACGGTTAGCATTACCGGCCCTGCTACTTTGAATGAAGTAACTAATGCTACCGGAGAATACAAAACAGGCACTGTAACTGCAGGAACGTATACCGTAACCGTTAGCAAAACCGGATATGTCACCAAAGTAACAAGCGGTGTTGTTTTAACCAACGGCAGCCTGACTACGTTAAACATTACTTTACTACAAACGGGTTCTACCTGCACCGATACTTACGAAGCAAACAACTCTTCAAGTCAAGCCAAGACTATACCTGTTAGCACCGACATTTATGCACTGATTGGAGCATCGGGTGATGTTGACTGGTTTCGTTTTAGCACGGTAATACCTAATACCAAACTAAAAGCAACTTTGCAAAATTTGCCTGCCGACTATGATTTAAGATTGTACAGCAACAGTAATAGTTTACTTGCAACATCTCAAAATAGCGGCACCACCAATGAAAGTATCATACGAAACTCAACTACTGCCTCTACTTACAAGCTGCGTGTTAATGGATATAACGGTGCATTTAATGCGAACAGTTGCTATAAACTTCGCGTAGATGTAAGCAGTACCAATTTTGTGAAAACAATGCCACTAAACCAGGAAACGGCTAAATATGGTGACGAAGGCAGTTTGCTCGCATATCCAAATCCTGCCGATAATGATATTGCCTTTTATTTTACAAGCGAAATGCAAACTAATGGTAGCCTTCGGGTGTATGATATGTTAGGGAAAGTAATTAGCCAATCAGAAATTGAAATTAAGGAAGGCGACAACCTTACTCAATTATCGTTACAAGCCATGAATCAGGGAATGTATATTGTTGAAATAAACAATGGAACCACTTCATACAAAACACGAATTGTAAAAAACTAA
- a CDS encoding T9SS type A sorting domain-containing protein has protein sequence MRIIVLWLFILSAIDCYAQNAIFSSPCVGTFSRKGLFFDVEAKQSNIIINKLSLLAQNPGTRDIYIYYKKGTFFGFETNPNAWTLVDSAINFTPNSALNCPIPPTPFPNDMNICVEAGERAAFYFIMTNGTGTIESHSNLSTNSLAVSGTDLNLYTGIGQNTLTPFNAAGPFTNGLTWQGDIYYTKVASLLGPDTTICAPQSLLLNVGLGYTSYLWSTGDTIPSITVNQSGTYYVAVTTFTGCSFTDSIVVNVDPCAFLNEHAEKNEFVLIDKQVHFPVVMIGSEYYVWNAMGQLIEQKIITGATVSLQHLSPGMYTLSVFNSKSVNTRKFIIN, from the coding sequence ATGCGAATAATCGTTTTATGGCTTTTTATATTAAGTGCAATTGATTGCTATGCACAAAATGCTATATTTAGTTCTCCTTGTGTGGGGACATTTTCACGTAAGGGCTTGTTTTTCGATGTAGAAGCCAAACAATCCAATATTATTATCAATAAACTTTCGTTACTGGCACAAAATCCCGGAACCCGCGATATTTATATTTATTATAAAAAAGGAACTTTTTTCGGATTCGAAACAAACCCAAATGCATGGACATTGGTAGATTCAGCCATTAATTTCACTCCCAATTCAGCATTAAACTGCCCTATTCCTCCCACCCCTTTTCCAAATGATATGAATATATGTGTTGAAGCCGGTGAGCGGGCCGCGTTTTATTTTATTATGACCAATGGCACAGGAACAATCGAATCGCATAGCAATCTCTCAACAAACTCCCTTGCCGTTTCCGGCACCGATTTAAATTTATACACCGGCATAGGCCAAAATACGCTTACTCCATTTAATGCGGCTGGTCCATTTACCAATGGATTAACCTGGCAGGGCGACATTTATTATACCAAGGTAGCAAGCTTGTTAGGCCCTGATACTACTATCTGCGCTCCTCAATCGCTGCTGCTCAATGTAGGCCTCGGCTATACCAGCTATTTATGGAGCACGGGCGATACAATTCCCTCCATTACCGTTAATCAAAGCGGTACGTATTATGTTGCTGTAACTACCTTTACAGGTTGTAGCTTTACCGATAGCATTGTGGTTAATGTAGACCCGTGTGCATTTTTGAATGAACATGCCGAAAAGAACGAATTTGTGCTTATTGATAAACAAGTTCACTTTCCAGTTGTTATGATAGGGAGCGAATACTATGTGTGGAATGCGATGGGGCAACTGATAGAGCAAAAAATTATCACAGGAGCAACAGTAAGCTTACAGCATTTGTCACCAGGTATGTATACGTTGTCAGTTTTTAACAGTAAGTCAGTCAACACAAGAAAATTCATTATTAATTAG
- the gcvH gene encoding glycine cleavage system protein GcvH, translated as MSYPAELKYTKEHEWVRIEGDVATIGITHFAQSELGDIVYVEIETVGETLDKDTIFGTVEAVKTVSDLFMPLSGEVLEINPDLQGNPESVNKDPYGAGWMIKIRITNADEVPHLLAAEAYTSLIGA; from the coding sequence ATGAGTTATCCGGCCGAATTAAAATACACCAAAGAGCACGAATGGGTTCGAATAGAGGGCGATGTAGCCACCATAGGTATTACACACTTTGCGCAAAGCGAGTTGGGCGATATTGTTTATGTGGAAATTGAAACCGTTGGCGAAACGCTTGATAAAGACACCATATTCGGTACCGTAGAGGCAGTAAAAACGGTTTCTGATTTATTTATGCCATTGTCGGGCGAGGTGCTTGAGATTAATCCGGATTTGCAGGGAAACCCTGAATCGGTAAACAAAGATCCTTATGGTGCCGGGTGGATGATTAAAATCAGAATAACCAATGCTGACGAAGTTCCTCATCTGCTTGCTGCAGAGGCTTATACTTCCTTGATTGGGGCTTAG
- a CDS encoding VanZ family protein: protein MLAKLFNRSNFYTTLLWAMLILVLCLMPGKELPKIWWLELLSFDKVVHAAVFAILTILFIRNLEVLNPTHPIFKNRILTAIAISSCYGGALEVMQGTLIEGRSADIYDFVFDALGCFLGVWVARKKKWMLFS, encoded by the coding sequence TTGTTAGCAAAGCTTTTCAATCGTAGTAATTTTTATACTACCCTACTTTGGGCAATGTTAATATTGGTGTTGTGCCTCATGCCCGGTAAAGAACTTCCCAAAATATGGTGGCTCGAACTGCTCAGTTTTGATAAGGTAGTTCACGCTGCTGTTTTTGCTATACTCACTATACTTTTCATTCGTAATTTAGAGGTACTTAATCCCACTCATCCAATATTCAAAAACAGAATCTTAACTGCTATCGCTATTAGCTCATGTTATGGTGGTGCCCTCGAAGTTATGCAAGGCACCCTCATTGAAGGCCGCAGTGCTGATATTTACGATTTTGTATTTGATGCCTTAGGTTGCTTTTTGGGTGTTTGGGTTGCCCGAAAAAAAAAGTGGATGCTTTTCAGCTGA
- a CDS encoding SRPBCC domain-containing protein — translation MNKDLQFEITYVVYAAPAIVFEAIVNAEKIREWGGGDSLLELKEGGKFMLFDNWVTGEVQAFTKNKMLKHTWKPNTWSKKAEPSVVTYNFAAHPSGCEIRLTHENFPNQKEMLSHQDGWIDNVFEPLNDWVIEQR, via the coding sequence ATGAATAAAGACCTGCAATTTGAAATAACCTATGTAGTATATGCTGCTCCTGCAATTGTTTTTGAGGCAATTGTAAATGCTGAAAAAATTAGGGAATGGGGAGGTGGCGATAGTTTACTGGAGCTAAAAGAAGGCGGTAAGTTTATGCTTTTTGATAATTGGGTAACCGGTGAAGTACAGGCTTTTACAAAAAATAAAATGCTTAAACATACCTGGAAGCCCAACACATGGAGCAAGAAAGCTGAACCAAGTGTGGTTACGTATAATTTTGCTGCTCACCCCTCGGGCTGCGAAATAAGATTAACACATGAAAATTTTCCTAACCAAAAAGAAATGCTGAGTCATCAGGATGGTTGGATAGATAATGTATTTGAGCCCTTAAACGATTGGGTGATCGAACAACGTTGA
- a CDS encoding T9SS type A sorting domain-containing protein → MKKILLLLAIVIKVSGVSAQQWVVGQPVNQLILPSALGYAALDGCYPNPSVNWTLNVPSVPGVQFSLVVKSADANSMFVLPGNDTLAIGDSVKISGSNFIFSIYYFSTAAPTQPLDFDLVATGIPTQAGAAYPCNLSMLIFMSNLLLCPDGLSGTIPANCTVLLNSAIEENSSLAGVINWPSEQNNFTLNIDNLKPGTRVSVFSIHGNLIEELTTEIAEVQLDFLDKAPGVYLLRIKHGNNVSSSKFNLQGNRQ, encoded by the coding sequence ATGAAAAAAATTCTACTCCTATTAGCAATTGTAATAAAAGTATCAGGTGTTTCTGCACAACAGTGGGTGGTTGGCCAACCGGTTAATCAGTTAATTCTTCCTTCAGCGTTAGGCTATGCGGCATTAGATGGGTGTTATCCTAACCCTTCGGTAAATTGGACATTAAATGTACCATCGGTACCGGGTGTTCAGTTTTCGTTAGTTGTAAAATCGGCCGATGCCAACAGCATGTTTGTACTGCCGGGCAACGATACACTTGCAATTGGTGACTCCGTTAAGATTAGCGGAAGCAATTTTATTTTTTCAATATATTATTTTTCCACCGCTGCACCCACGCAACCGCTCGATTTCGATTTGGTAGCCACAGGTATACCTACACAGGCAGGTGCGGCTTATCCTTGCAATCTTAGTATGCTTATTTTTATGTCAAACCTGTTGCTGTGCCCCGATGGTTTGTCTGGAACTATTCCTGCTAATTGCACAGTGTTGCTTAATTCAGCTATTGAAGAAAATTCATCATTGGCAGGAGTAATAAATTGGCCTTCAGAACAAAATAACTTCACGCTGAATATTGATAATCTGAAACCAGGCACACGTGTTTCAGTTTTTTCTATCCATGGTAATTTAATAGAAGAATTGACAACAGAAATAGCAGAGGTTCAACTTGATTTTTTAGATAAAGCTCCCGGAGTTTATTTATTACGAATCAAACATGGTAATAATGTTTCTTCAAGTAAATTTAATTTACAAGGCAATCGGCAATAG
- a CDS encoding SprB repeat-containing protein translates to MQFDGFADGNATITVTDANGCTATCEYTITEPAVLTVSLTPTNVTCLGGSDGSIAANPAGGTMANSYMWSNEQTTATATGLISGTYTVTVTDANGCTPRLKLPSHIPL, encoded by the coding sequence TTGCAGTTTGATGGTTTTGCCGATGGAAATGCGACCATAACCGTAACAGATGCCAATGGATGCACAGCTACCTGCGAATATACCATAACCGAGCCGGCAGTATTAACCGTTTCGTTAACACCTACCAATGTTACTTGCCTTGGAGGAAGCGATGGTAGCATAGCTGCCAACCCAGCGGGAGGCACCATGGCGAATAGTTATATGTGGAGCAATGAACAGACTACGGCAACAGCCACAGGCCTTATAAGCGGAACATATACCGTAACGGTAACTGATGCCAATGGATGTACGCCACGGCTTAAGCTACCATCACACATACCCTTGTAA
- a CDS encoding T9SS type A sorting domain-containing protein: protein MPGAITGPTLVCRNTTQSYSIAAVPGASTYTWTAPAGATVTGGQGTTNATIFYSNSAVTGNVTVTAGNVCGTSGPRSVLVTVVPNKPAMPTVTGLQNGVCGRKNLVYTCSVVAGATSYTWTVPTGATLASGQGTNSILVHFGNTFTGSGFITVTANNICGSSNVRSYAVYGKLQTPVISGANYTCKFQTGVTYSCAPIAGATSYTWTVVPGSILVSGQGTTSIVVNWGHINGVIKVKANSVSVCSTSPNSLHPVSFTCREGNELLSGIGIYPNPTNGLTTIDFDAFESGEGAMQVFNILGEQVMFNPLSVNEGLNRINLDATQFAAGCYIVKVSCKGTTQVARMVVN from the coding sequence ATGCCGGGTGCTATAACAGGCCCAACGTTGGTATGTCGCAACACTACACAATCGTATAGCATAGCTGCTGTACCCGGTGCATCAACCTATACCTGGACAGCCCCTGCCGGAGCAACAGTTACCGGTGGTCAGGGAACAACCAATGCAACCATCTTCTATAGCAATTCAGCGGTTACAGGCAATGTAACGGTAACAGCGGGCAATGTGTGTGGCACCAGCGGCCCACGTAGCGTATTGGTAACCGTTGTACCAAACAAACCTGCCATGCCAACCGTAACCGGTTTGCAAAATGGAGTGTGCGGACGTAAGAACCTGGTTTACACATGTTCGGTTGTAGCAGGAGCTACATCTTATACATGGACCGTTCCTACAGGAGCAACATTAGCAAGCGGCCAGGGAACCAACAGCATACTAGTACACTTTGGCAATACATTTACAGGTAGTGGTTTTATTACTGTAACAGCTAACAATATATGTGGAAGTAGTAATGTACGTTCGTATGCAGTATATGGTAAATTGCAAACACCGGTTATTTCAGGAGCCAACTATACTTGTAAGTTTCAAACCGGGGTAACCTACTCATGCGCACCGATTGCCGGGGCCACTAGCTATACGTGGACCGTTGTACCTGGTAGCATATTGGTTAGCGGGCAAGGAACAACTTCGATAGTTGTAAATTGGGGACATATAAATGGTGTTATTAAAGTTAAGGCCAATTCTGTTTCAGTATGTAGTACCAGCCCTAATTCACTTCACCCGGTTTCATTTACTTGTCGTGAGGGTAATGAATTGCTAAGCGGAATAGGAATTTACCCTAACCCAACCAATGGACTCACAACGATTGATTTTGACGCATTTGAAAGCGGAGAAGGAGCAATGCAGGTGTTTAATATTTTGGGTGAGCAGGTTATGTTTAATCCATTATCAGTTAATGAAGGCTTAAACCGCATAAACCTTGATGCTACACAATTTGCAGCAGGTTGTTATATTGTTAAGGTATCTTGCAAAGGAACCACCCAAGTGGCCAGAATGGTTGTCAATTAA
- a CDS encoding SprB repeat-containing protein produces the protein MVLIAVDSYAQNVYSSEPVQWVGRPNGYSTTPYNSDYRTTVYRKLSTTTANPADGRGQWSTTINVQNAGGDIAPDNMPGGGGAGWLLISGPLSNRFQNKWNFNGIGQGALNAYNDVVLQLGGQDMGLNMGTSGYYHFNFRDAGYVNSNFFVGYTLNAPVTCNYSSLSYNSITHNAQLSVSTSATPSSGEGVFVRYRVGTNDFTASTSVVEATGSGTSWTATIPAQTCSTTVYFYVFTSTRSLAQLNTDSEQNRFLAALRYDDNSGNNYSYTNIPITATCSGTNVTCLGGINGSASVNSSGGTSAYSYLWNNGNTNVFIHRNGTSYVNSNVQWCQCFMQRW, from the coding sequence ATGGTTTTAATCGCGGTAGATTCTTACGCACAAAACGTATACTCTAGTGAACCTGTGCAATGGGTAGGTAGGCCCAATGGTTATTCTACCACACCATACAATAGTGACTATCGCACTACTGTATATCGGAAATTGTCAACCACCACAGCTAACCCTGCAGATGGCAGAGGCCAATGGAGTACAACCATTAATGTGCAAAATGCCGGTGGAGACATAGCTCCTGATAATATGCCGGGAGGTGGAGGTGCTGGATGGCTGCTTATAAGCGGTCCTTTATCCAATCGCTTTCAAAACAAATGGAACTTCAATGGTATCGGCCAGGGAGCCCTTAATGCATATAATGATGTTGTTTTACAATTAGGCGGTCAGGATATGGGCTTAAATATGGGTACCAGCGGTTATTATCATTTTAACTTTAGAGATGCCGGATATGTAAACAGCAATTTTTTTGTAGGGTATACGCTTAACGCTCCTGTTACCTGTAACTACTCTTCGTTGAGTTATAATTCCATAACTCACAATGCCCAATTATCAGTTTCAACTAGTGCAACCCCATCAAGTGGCGAGGGCGTTTTTGTTCGATATCGTGTTGGAACGAATGATTTTACAGCATCCACATCAGTGGTTGAAGCAACAGGTTCCGGCACTTCGTGGACCGCAACTATTCCTGCTCAAACTTGCAGCACAACCGTCTATTTTTATGTCTTCACATCCACGCGCAGCTTGGCACAATTAAATACTGATAGCGAACAAAATCGTTTTTTGGCTGCATTAAGGTATGATGATAATAGTGGCAATAATTATTCGTATACCAATATCCCGATTACAGCAACATGTTCAGGTACAAATGTTACGTGCCTGGGCGGAATTAATGGTTCCGCTTCAGTAAATTCATCAGGCGGCACATCTGCTTATTCATATTTGTGGAATAATGGCAATACGAATGTGTTCATACACCGTAACGGAACCAGCTATGTTAACAGCAATGTGCAGTGGTGCCAATGTTTCATGCAACGGTGGTAA